One Saimiri boliviensis isolate mSaiBol1 chromosome 5, mSaiBol1.pri, whole genome shotgun sequence genomic window carries:
- the KLHL25 gene encoding kelch-like protein 25: MSVSVHETRKSRSSTGSMNVTLFHKASHPDCVLAHLNTLRKHCMFTDVTLWAGDRAFPCHRAVLAASSRYFEAMFSHGLRESRDDTVNFQDNLHPEVLELLLDFAYSSRIAINEENAESLLEAGDMLQFHDVRDAAAEFLEKNLFPSNCLAMMLLSDAHQCRRLYEFSWRMCLVHFETVRQSEDFNSLSKDTLLDLISSDELETEDERVVFEAILQWVKHDLEPRKAHLPELLRSVRLALLPSDCLQEAVSSEALLMADERTKLILDEALRCKTRILQNDGVVTSPCARPRKAGHTLLILGGQTFMCDKIYQVDHKAKEIIPKADLPSPRKEFSASAIGCKVYVTGGRGSENGVSKDVWVYDTVHEEWSKAAPMLIARFGHGSAELENCLYVVGGHTSLAGVFPASPSVSLKQVEKYDPGANKWMMVAPLRDGVSNAAVVSAKLKLFVFGGTSIHRDMVSKVQCYDPSENRWMIKAECPQPWRYTAAAVLGSQIFIMGGDTEFTAASAYRFDCETNQWTRIGDMTAKRMSCHALASGNKLYVVGGYFGTQRCKTLDCYDPTSDTWNCITTVPYSLIPTAFVSTWKHLPA, from the coding sequence ATGTCGGTCAGCGTCCACGAGACCCGCAAGTCGCGGAGCAGCACAGGCTCCATGAACGTCACCCTCTTCCACAAGGCCTCCCACCCGGACTGTGTGCTGGCCCACCTCAACACGCTACGCAAGCACTGCATGTTCACCGACGTCACGCTCTGGGCGGGCGACCGTGCCTTCCCCTGTCACCGTGCCGTGCTGGCCGCCTCCAGCCGCTACTTTGAGGCCATGTTCAGCCATGGCCTGCGGGAGAGCCGGGACGACACTGTCAACTTCCAGGACAACCTGCACCCAGAGGTGCTGGAGCTGCTGCTGGACTTTGCCTACTCCTCACGCATCGCCATCAACGAGGAGAACGCCGAGTCGCTGCTGGAGGCGGGCGACATGCTGCAGTTCCATGACGTGCGGGATGCCGCCGCCGAGTTCCTGGAGAAGAACCTCTTCCCCTCCAACTGCCTGGCCATGATGCTGCTCTCGGACGCCCACCAGTGCCGCCGGCTGTACGAGTTCTCATGGCGCATGTGCCTGGTGCACTTCGAGACGGTGCGGCAGAGCGAGGACTTCAACAGCCTGTCCAAGGACACGCTGCTGGACCTCATCTCCAGTGATGAGCTGGAGACCGAGGACGAGCGGGTGGTCTTCGAGGCCATCCTCCAGTGGGTGAAGCACGACCTGGAGCCGCGGAAGGCCCACCTGCCCGAGCTCCTCCGCAGCGTGCGGCTGGCGCTGCTGCCGTCAGACTGCCTGCAGGAGGCCGTCTCCAGCGAGGCCCTCCTCATGGCGGATGAGCGCACCAAGCTCATCCTAGACGAGGCCCTGCGCTGCAAGACCAGGATCCTGCAGAACGACGGCGTGGTCACCAGCCCCTGTGCCCGGCCACGCAAGGCGGGCCACACGCTGCTCATCCTTGGGGGCCAGACCTTCATGTGCGACAAGATCTACCAGGTGGACCACAAGGCCAAAGAGATCATCCCCAAGGCTGACCTGCCCAGCCCCCGGAAGGAGTTCAGCGCCTCGGCGATCGGCTGCAAGGTCTATGTGACAGGGGGTAGGGGCTCCGAGAACGGGGTCTCCAAGGACGTCTGGGTGTACGACACTGTACATGAGGAGTGGTCCAAGGCGGCGCCCATGCTGATTGCCCGCTTTGGCCACGGCTCAGCTGAGCTGGAGAACTGCTTGTATGTGGTAGGGGGACACACGTCCCTGGCAGGTGTCTTCCCGGCCTCACCTTCGGTCTCCCTGAAGCAAGTGGAGAAATACGACCCTGGGGCCAACAAGTGGATGATGGTGGCCCCCTTGAGGGATGGCGTCAGCAATGCTGCAGTGGTGAGTGCCAAGCTGAAGCTCTTTGTTTTTGGAGGAACCAGCATCCACCGGGACATGGTGTCCAAAGTCCAGTGCTATGACCCCTCAGAGAACAGGTGGATGATCAAGGCTGAGTGCCCCCAGCCTTGGCGGTACACAGCCGCCGCTGTCCTGGGCAGCCAGATCTTCATCATGGGGGGTGACACGGAATTCACGGCTGCCTCGGCCTACCGCTTTGACTGTGAGACCAACCAGTGGACACGGATTGGGGACATGACCGCCAAGCGCATGTCCTGCCACGCCCTGGCTTCCGGCAACAAGCTCTATGTGGTCGGGGGCTACTTTGGGACCCAGAGGTGTAAGACCCTGGACTGCTATGACCCCACTTCAGATACATGGAACTGCATTACCACGGTGCCCTACTCACTCATCCCCACAGCCTTTGTCAGCACCTGGAAGCACCTGCCTGCGTGA